CAACCAATCGGCTTCTCAATGAGGACCGTTCGGTTATCGGTGGACTAGATTATGTGACACAAAAAATCGGTCAACTGCAAAATCAAACGTTTGTTTTTACAGAGGTACAAGAGCTTGAAGACGATACTCGAATGGCAAGACAATTGCAAGATGCGGTAATGCTTGCTACGGAAACAGGCGGGTCGATTGTTGTGATTACGAATAATCCTGTCTGGGGGCCATTGCAGCGTCTCGGCATGTCGATAACGCTGTCTCAGCCCAACGAGGATGAAATGCTGATCATTATTCGAGATCAAATCAATCCTTATCGAAGTGAAATGTTCATTGAGTGGCAGGATGCCGAGGAGAGACAAGCGGCCGCTATACTTGCGGGCATAAGCCAAATCGAGGCTGAAAATGTGATCGCAACATTATTAGCTAACGGCAGTATTATGAACGAGAATTTAAAGGAATTAATGCATGCCAAAGATAAGATTTTTGCCGATATTTCTGGTATTGAGCGAGTTATTGTAAGAGAGGACTATCAAATTGGCGGTTTAGAAGGTCTTAAATTATGGCTTGAAGCTAACCGCCAGTTATTGACGGCTGACTTGCGCGAGCGCGGCATTCGCCCGCCAAGAGGAATTTTGTTGGTTGGTGTTCCAGGGTGTGGGAAGTCTTTATCCGCTAAGGCAATCGCATCCTTATGGAACCTGCCGCTGTATCGGTTGGATTTATCCACCATACATGGACAGTACTTAGGGCAGAGTGAGAATCGTTTGAAAGAAGCGTTATCAACAGCCGATCATGTGGCGCCATGCGTATTATGGATTGATGAAATTGAGAAGGGTCTTGCGGGCGCAGTAGGTGGAGGCGATGGAGGCACATCGACCCGTCTGGTTGGCCAGTTCCTGTATTGGTTACAGGAGAGCCTCGCTAGAGTCTTCGTTGTGGCAACCGCCAATGACGTATCGAAGCTGCCCCCTGAACTGCTGCGCAGAGGCCGTTTTGATGAATTGTTTTTCGTGGATTTGCCAACGGCGAGTGAACGAGAGGAAATTATAAAGATTTATATTGAAAAGGGATTGAAGAGAACAGTATCGAATGAATTGTTGCAACAGTTAGTAAGGCTGTCGGAGGGCTTTGCCGGTGCGGATTTGGAAGCTGCTGTTCGAGATGTAGTGAAGCAAGCCTTTGTAAAAGGGGACGATTCCATTACAGATGAAACGTTTATAAACTTTTTTACCAATGTTGTGCCGCTATCTCAAACAAGTCCTGAACAAATTGAAGCGATACGTACTTGGGGTAAAGAAAGAGCAGTCCCAGCCGGTAAATTAAATGAAGAGCCGAATGGGCATGGCGTTCACCGGTCAAGCGGACGAAAAGTAATGGTATAGTATACGAATATAAACTGATCCGATCAGCGCTCGGGCCCGTTTAATGACGGCAATATCGCCGTATTCTCCACAAATAACAACCCGCTCATTGAGCGGGTTGTTATTTGTCTAGGATTGAAGAATCCCCAAACCTGTCGTTTGGGGATTCTTAATAGAGGGGACATATGGTATCGAGGGTGTTTGAGGGCTGAGGGATATGATTCAAGAAAAGACTCATGAAGTTCATGTGTTTATTCACTTATGGCATCTACAACCATGGCCGTTAGCTCGTGCACGGTATGTTCGTTTAATGGACGCTGAATCTGGTACATAGCCATACTCCCGGACATACGCGCCGTGATGTCAAAATGCCACTTCGTTAATCCGCTGCCGGATAGAAGTTGGTTTCGATAGGTATGACGATGCAGCAGCGGCAGCTTCTCTAATTTATCAATCTCACGTATATGTAGTTGACTGCAATCGGTCTTCACGAGCTCAAAAATGCCAGCCAGCGGCAGGGGATTATTGGAGAATTGGGATGTGACGGGGACGGCGTACTTGGTTTCACGCTCGAACAAAGGTCGAAATTGCCTGGAATCCATACCGAAGACTTCAAGGCTTTCCTGCCAAAGCTTTTGTTGAGGATAAGCTGGCGTTGCGTAAGGAATATTTTGTTGGTCCAGCGTCACAGCGATAATGTCATCCGTTAATAATTGGTAGCCTTTCTGCAGAAAGGCAGAGGCCAGCGTCGACTTCCCGTGTCCGGAATGGCCGATGAAGGCATAGGCTTTATGGTCAATCACTACCGCGCTGCCGTGCAGGGGGAGTATTTTACGCTGCAATAAAAGGGCACCCATACAAGATCCAAGCACGTACAGCCGGATTTTATCCTCCGCTGCCCCCTTCTCTGGAGAGACAGAGATGGTCGACCCGTTCTCTATTGCAAAAATAGCGAGTTCAGGCACTCTGAACATGACCATATCTTCAGTACATACCCATGTTTTATTCGATTTATCAGATCCTTCAAGCCATCTTTCAGTCAGATCAGCATAACGGACGACAATATCGGCATAATCATCCGGGAGGACGACGGGCTGTAACTCAGGCAGGGGAATGTCACTATGAATGGAAAACCCGAAGGCCTTATATGTGGTTGGCTTAAACGTTTGAAGCATGGTCCTCACTCCAATGATTAATATGCGAATAAAAAAAGATAGCCCTTATACCCGATCAGGCGTATAGGGGCTCTTTTTATCAGATAAATGATGACTTTATATGTTAGCTGGTGTGAACCATTTCGTCCGGATCCGGTTGCACTCCATCCGGAATTGCACTACCAGGACCAGCCATGGTCATTTTGATGTCAAGAACCTCCAAAGCAGGTACGCTCCATTCCTTTTTCATATAGATTCACCTCCTTTCAAAAGTTTTTTTGAAGAAATCGGTACAGAATGAGGCTGCGCATGAGGAGTTTAATGGACGGGCCATAGGCTTGATTTGGATCCATTCCCTGACGGGCCTCCGATAGAGCTTCTTCGAGAACAGGCATGTTAATGAACTGCTGCATTCTAGAATCACGACTCAGATGATCCAGTTCATCGATAAATGCAGGCCAGTCGCTTCGCATTCGATGGATAGAATCGGCTGCCTGGATGCCTCTTGTTCTCTGGTTAAGCCGGATGGAATCAGGGAGCAAGCCTGAAGTAGAGCGTCTAATTAAAGCCCGATCCATGCCGTTATGAACAAATTGCTCCATGGGCGTTGACAAGCAGAAACGAATGACGCGCAGATCATTGGTCGGATCGTGACTCCATACGGAATAACGAAGGGACAGTTTGCAGCCGCTTGACCCGGTGGCGCTCCACATGTTAACCCGGTTAAAATGCTGAATTCTTGCTTCCAGTGGATCATCTGGAAGATCGTCTGTTGAACCAATTCCGGTAAACGCGCGATCCTGCAGCTTGTCGTAGATCCCTGCGCGTTCAGCAAAGTCGGAATGAATGAGCTGCGGCAAATCAGCTGATGATCCGGATGGCCTTATCCTTGTAAGGGAAGGCAATGCTTTACGACAAAGGATGGAGTATAACCGCTTACGTCCAACTCCAACGTTCCTGCTATACTGATTGATCTCGCGGGATAGATGAAGCCAGTTGAACTTTTTCATAAGTCGCGTGTAATACTCAATCGCGGGTCCCCAAGATATGCTGTAATTCCCCCGTGCACCATTCAACAGAATTCCGATCCCGCGCTGCTGCGCTTGCGCATAAATTCCTCTTAACCAAAAAGAGTTATCAAAGAACTTGTAAGGAGATTCCAGGATGTCGATCCAGTCGTCGATTTCCGTAAAGGGACTGTGACCTTTGAAATCCAAGTAATGATCATGGATGTTGCCCACAAACTGTACGGTCTGCCTGATGAGCGGCCTCTCGTCAGCGAATCTGTGTTTTGGCGTCCAATCTTTGAATTCGTCTTCCGGTATGTAACTGAAAGTATGAAGCATCCGGTTTTCCTGCTGAAGCGCTCTGGCAGCAAAGCTTGCAACGGAGCCCGAATCCAAACCACCACTAAGATGAGCGCCGATTTGCAGACTTGAACGACGAAGCCTTGAGGTTACGGCTTTATGAAACACCTCACGAAAGGCTTCTTCATACTCCTCGGATGAACGGAGCTGCAAAGGCTGCACATTAGCCAGGCTGTCATATCGGCTGATCCATAACCGGTTCTGTTTAACGATGAAGGAGTGGGAAGGCGGGATCTGATAAATATGATTGTACACAGTGGTTGAAGCATCCGGGGGTTCGAACACACCGCGGATCGCCAGAAACTCGGCTAGCCAACGCTCGTTAAGCTCTTTATGTATATAAGGTAAAGTGAGCAAGGGAGTCATCATTGTACAGAAGGAGAACTGCTGCTCATCGAGATGATAATATAGCGTTCTTGCGCCTGAGAAATCCCTTGCCCCGAACAGCAGCTGTTTGCGTGCATCCCATATGGCAAAAGCAAAATCTCCGACCAATCGTTCCGGCATCCGTTCGGACCATTTCTCATAAGCCTGCAGCAGGATTTCACTGTCTGTCATGTGCGACCTTTGGACTTTCGGCACATGCAGTTGTTCCATAAGCTCATCCCGATTGTCTAGGATGGCGTCGGCCGTGATGGCAAGTCCGCGCTGCGGATCGTAATAAGGAAGTATTTCGTGGACGGCTTGCTCTGTAATCCATTGGGCATGACACCCCATCATAATATAGTCCTGTTGCCAAACGGCGCTTTGATCGGCAGGATACTTGCTTAATGCTGACATTATGAGCTCACTGTTATCCGTTGGAATCGGCTCTCCATGAAAACGATAAATACCCGCAAGTGCGCCCATTCGATCTTCCTTTCGTTGCAACTCATTACGAAATAGTAAGCATGTATGCATGATACATTTCGTATCGTAATCATTATAATACAAGTATACATTTTGTATCAATACTTTTTTTATACTTTATGGTGAATACATTAGCTCAAAGTTAAATGGCTTCACCTTCTTGTGCGCCTTGAACTTTTGCGGAATAGGATCATACAGAGTAGGTAAGCAAGGAGAATGCCGAGTGAATCATTGATCACATCGTAGATTCGACCGCCTCGGAAGAAGAAAAGCTGGAGAATTTCAGTTAGCGCCGCATAGGCGACAGACCAGAAAAAGGCGGTTCTTCTTCTGCCAAAATC
This Paenibacillus sp. JZ16 DNA region includes the following protein-coding sequences:
- a CDS encoding AAA family ATPase, whose protein sequence is MSDLQTCLKTMEQYLKARIPFISIRTAERSRALSFIAQLSTKLNLNIGYHTLSQGMRDISTNRLLNEDRSVIGGLDYVTQKIGQLQNQTFVFTEVQELEDDTRMARQLQDAVMLATETGGSIVVITNNPVWGPLQRLGMSITLSQPNEDEMLIIIRDQINPYRSEMFIEWQDAEERQAAAILAGISQIEAENVIATLLANGSIMNENLKELMHAKDKIFADISGIERVIVREDYQIGGLEGLKLWLEANRQLLTADLRERGIRPPRGILLVGVPGCGKSLSAKAIASLWNLPLYRLDLSTIHGQYLGQSENRLKEALSTADHVAPCVLWIDEIEKGLAGAVGGGDGGTSTRLVGQFLYWLQESLARVFVVATANDVSKLPPELLRRGRFDELFFVDLPTASEREEIIKIYIEKGLKRTVSNELLQQLVRLSEGFAGADLEAAVRDVVKQAFVKGDDSITDETFINFFTNVVPLSQTSPEQIEAIRTWGKERAVPAGKLNEEPNGHGVHRSSGRKVMV
- a CDS encoding aldolase — encoded protein: MLQTFKPTTYKAFGFSIHSDIPLPELQPVVLPDDYADIVVRYADLTERWLEGSDKSNKTWVCTEDMVMFRVPELAIFAIENGSTISVSPEKGAAEDKIRLYVLGSCMGALLLQRKILPLHGSAVVIDHKAYAFIGHSGHGKSTLASAFLQKGYQLLTDDIIAVTLDQQNIPYATPAYPQQKLWQESLEVFGMDSRQFRPLFERETKYAVPVTSQFSNNPLPLAGIFELVKTDCSQLHIREIDKLEKLPLLHRHTYRNQLLSGSGLTKWHFDITARMSGSMAMYQIQRPLNEHTVHELTAMVVDAISE
- a CDS encoding paeninodin family lasso peptide gives rise to the protein MKKEWSVPALEVLDIKMTMAGPGSAIPDGVQPDPDEMVHTS
- a CDS encoding asparagine synthase-related protein, producing MGALAGIYRFHGEPIPTDNSELIMSALSKYPADQSAVWQQDYIMMGCHAQWITEQAVHEILPYYDPQRGLAITADAILDNRDELMEQLHVPKVQRSHMTDSEILLQAYEKWSERMPERLVGDFAFAIWDARKQLLFGARDFSGARTLYYHLDEQQFSFCTMMTPLLTLPYIHKELNERWLAEFLAIRGVFEPPDASTTVYNHIYQIPPSHSFIVKQNRLWISRYDSLANVQPLQLRSSEEYEEAFREVFHKAVTSRLRRSSLQIGAHLSGGLDSGSVASFAARALQQENRMLHTFSYIPEDEFKDWTPKHRFADERPLIRQTVQFVGNIHDHYLDFKGHSPFTEIDDWIDILESPYKFFDNSFWLRGIYAQAQQRGIGILLNGARGNYSISWGPAIEYYTRLMKKFNWLHLSREINQYSRNVGVGRKRLYSILCRKALPSLTRIRPSGSSADLPQLIHSDFAERAGIYDKLQDRAFTGIGSTDDLPDDPLEARIQHFNRVNMWSATGSSGCKLSLRYSVWSHDPTNDLRVIRFCLSTPMEQFVHNGMDRALIRRSTSGLLPDSIRLNQRTRGIQAADSIHRMRSDWPAFIDELDHLSRDSRMQQFINMPVLEEALSEARQGMDPNQAYGPSIKLLMRSLILYRFLQKNF